From Lycium ferocissimum isolate CSIRO_LF1 chromosome 12, AGI_CSIRO_Lferr_CH_V1, whole genome shotgun sequence, one genomic window encodes:
- the LOC132039887 gene encoding probable receptor-like serine/threonine-protein kinase At5g57670: MRYVRTGSLKRLFSFGRQSSFDGDFPKACPFNEEVEQNNTTQIPRRPTWKCFSFQEIFRATNDFSSENIVGRGGYAEVYKGVLEDGEAIAVKMLTKATDDERKEKEFLTEIGTLGHVCHPNVTSLLGCCIENGLYLIFQFSSKGSVASILHDEKSATMDWETRYKIAVGTAKGLYYLHKTCPRRIIHRDIKASNILLSEEYEPQISDFGLAKWLPSQWTHHSIVPIEGTFGHLAPEYFMHGVVDEKTDVFAFGVFCLELISGKKPVDNSHQSLHSWAKPLLSRGVIEEVVDPGLEGTFDSTQLCKLAFAASLCIRASSIWRPTMSEILEIILGGEVDKEKWKMPEEDEEQEEFWGFEDLECECECDSSFSTSPHATFSTRSS, translated from the exons ATGAGATACGTTCGTACAGGTAGCTTAAAGAGGTTATTCTCATTTGGAAGGCAGAGTAGTTTTGATGGTGATTTCCCAAAAGCTTGTCCTTTCAATGAAGAAGTAGAACAAAATAATACAACACAGATACCTCGTCGACCCACATGGAAATGCTTCTCTTTTCAAGAAATATTTCGTGCCACCAATGATTTCAGTTCAG AAAATATTGTTGGGAGAGGAGGGTATGCAGAGGTGTACAAAGGAGTATTAGAAGATGGGGAAGCAATAGCTGTAAAAATGCTGACAAAAGCGACCGATGatgagagaaaagagaaagagttCTTGACAGAAATTGGGACACTTGGTCACGTGTGTCATCCCAATGTGACATCACTGCTTGGTTGTTGTATTGAAAATGGACTTTATctcatttttcagttttcctCTAAAGGCTCTGTTGCTTCTATTCTCCATG ATGAGAAATCAGCCACTATGGACTGGGAAACAAGGTACAAGATTGCAGTTGGAACTGCAAAAGGTTTATATTATCTGCATAAAACTTGTCCTCGAAGAATAATTCACAGGGATATCAAGGCTTCGAACATTTTGTTGAGTGAGGAATATGAGCCACAG ATATCAGATTTTGGACTGGCAAAATGGCTTCCATCACAATGGACCCATCATTCCATTGTTCCAATTGAAGGGACTTTTGG GCACTTAGCACCAGAATATTTCATGCATGGAGTAGTTGACGAAAAGACAGATGTTTTTGCATTTGGAGTGTTCTGCTTGGAGCTCATTTCGGGGAAAAAGCCAGTTGACAATTCCCATCAAAGCTTACATAGCTGG GCAAAACCTCTTTTGAGCAGAGGAGTTATAGAAGAAGTTGTTGATCCTGGGCTAGAAGGGACATTTGATTCCACACAGCTTTGTAAACTTGCCTTTGCTGCTTCTCTTTGCATTCGTGCTTCTTCTATATGGCGCCCTACCATGAGTGAG ATTCTGGAGATAATATTGGGAGGTGAAGTTGataaagaaaaatggaaaatgCCAGAAGAGGACGAAGAACAAGAAGAGTTTTGGGGTTTTGAGGATCTTGAATGTGAATGTGAATGTGATAGTTCCTTCTCAACTTCCCCACATGCCACATTCTCAACCAGAAGCTCATAA